The Sulfurovum sp. TSL1 genomic sequence TCTATGCGGTAGGTGGTGCACACGGTAAGAGTACGACTTCAGCCATGCTTGCATCCATCATGCCTGAGTCCAATGCACTGATCGGTGCGATCAGTAAAGAGTTCGGTTCAAATGTACGGAATTATCCGAACAACAAAGTGGTATTTGAAGCCGATGAGAGTGATGAGAGTTTTTTAAACTCTAACCCCCATCTTGCGATCGTGACCAATGTGGAACCGGAGCATATGGAATACTACGGGTATGATGAAGAGCGTTTTTACAACGCCTATAAAAACTTTTTGTCACTGGCGAAAACACGTGTGATCAATGCAGAAGATCCATTCCTTTCCTCTTTGGAGATGGAGAGTATTAAGCTTTATCCTTCCAAAGATATCAAAAACACAGCGTTTGTATTGGTAGGCGGTGAGCCACATACAAGATTTGAACTTTTGGACCTGGGTACATTTGAGGTATTCGGTTTTGGAAACCATATTGCATTGGATGCATCATTGGCGATACTCGGTGCTTTGGAGCTGGGTGAAAAAATAGAAGATATAAGGGGAAACCTTTTACACTACAGAGGGATCAAAAAACGTTTTGACATTGTACAGAACCAGGAAGAGTGTGTGGTGATAGATGACTATGGACATCACCCGACAGAGATAAAAGTCACCATGGAGTCACTGCAAACCTATAAAGTATTGCGCAATTTTTCCAAACTCAATGTCATTTGGCAACCGCATAAGTACAGCCGTACGATGGATAACCTGCAAGGCTTTGTAGAGTGTTTTGAAGGGGTGGATGAACTGGTGATCCTTCCTATATGGTCTGCGGGTGAGTTAAAGGTAGACATAGACCTCAAGGGAGCCTTCAGCCGTTATACCCTTCATATGGCAGATTCTGTCACGAAAGAAGACGGCATCGTCAAAGTCTTTAAAGACGGGCATATTATACAAGAGTACAGTGACGGGCTTGTGACAGCCTTTGGTGCGGGAGATATCACGTATCAGATACGCGGAGAGGCATAAGGTCATGCATTCTCAGGAGAGTAGTGAAAAAACCATTATACAGAAACTGGACCTGGACGGGTATATCCAGCAGTTCCAAAAGTTTTTAGCCAGAGAAAAACCTGTGGCGATGATGGGGGATATCAACCAGCATTACCGGTATATCCAAGCACTCTCAAAAGTCCAATTCCCTCTACCCAATGCAGTACCGAACCTGGAGAGAGAATTGAACCTCATTCAGAAACAGGGGGTACTCTCTCTGGATGAGATCTATGCCTTTGTCACCATGATCTCCTACTTCAATACTTTAAGAACCGTGGGGTTCACAGAACCGCTCATCTCCTGGATACAAGGGATAGAGATACCCGATGAGATCATCGAGGTCGTAGGGTATTTTACTGCTGAAGGAGAGATCAATCCTGAACGTGATCCGGAACTTTTTAAACTTGAACGTGCCATCAAGCAGAACAAGATAGAGATCAAAGAGACGCTCTATAAGCTGGCACACTCCAGCAAGCTCAGAGATTATCTTGTGGACACACAGGTGCATTTCAACGGCGGGGAAGAGACCCTGCTGGTACGTGGAGGGTTCAACAATGCCATTAAAGCTACGGTGGCTGCACGTAGCCCCGGAGGATTTTTTTATATTATCCCCCAAAGTATTTCTCACTTAAAAGAGAAAGAGTCTGCACTGCTCAGTAAAAAAGAGGAGATGATCTACACCTACTGTAAAAACATCTCGGCGCTCTTTTTCAAGTGGGAACGTTTCTTGGGGTTCATTAACAAAGAGTATGACAGGTTTGACCATTATCAGGCACGTGTCAGTTTTGCAAGGGCCAAAGAGTATGAATTTGTTTTGCCAAGCAAGCACAAACGCATTAAATTGCAGGATTTTGCACATCCTGCCATCGAGAACCCCGTACCGATCACCATGGATTTCTCTAAACAGATCATGCTTGTCACAGGTGTCAATGCCGGTGGTAAAACGATGCTGCTCAAGTCCATGCTCTCAGCCGTTTACATGAGTAAGTACCTGCTTCCTTTTCAATGTGATGCAGCACACACAGAGGTCGGGCATTACAAAAGCATAGAAGCGGTCATAGATGATCCCCAATCGGTCAAAAATGACATCTCTACGTTTGCAGGACGTATGCAGGAGTTTGCAAAACTCTTTCACAAAGAAGATGCCATCGTAGGCGTCGATGAGATAGAACTGGGTACGGACAGTGACGAGGCAGCCAGCCTGTTCCGTGTGATGCTGGATGAACTACGGAAAAAAGGTATCACCTTTATCGTGACGACACACCATAAACGTTTGGCTTCACTGATGGCAGGAGATGATGAGGTGGAGCTCATTGCTGCACTCTACGATGAAGAGCGAAGGGTACCTACCTATACTTTCCTGCAGGGAAGTATAGGAAAGAGCTATGCGTTTGAAACAGCACAGCGTTACGGTGTACCTGTAGCCATTGTGAACAGAGCAAAAAAGGTTTATGGAGAGGACAAAGAAAACCTCAATGAACTCATAGAGAAATCTACTTCACTTGAGCGTGAAATGCGTATGAAGATCGCCACAATAGATGAGGAGTTAAAATCCGTAGAGAGACAACAACAGAGACTTCAGGATGAGGAAGTAAAACTTCAGGAGAGTCACAGAAAAGCCCTTGCAACCCTGGAAAACCGTTATAATGCAGCGACAAAAAAAGCAAGGGAAGCGCTGAGGGCACAAGAGTCTGCAGAAGGACGACGACTGCTGAACGTGGCACATCAACATAAAGAGTTCAAGCAAAAAGAAGTGAAATTACAAGAGGAAGTGCCACTCAAAGAGGGGGACAAAGTGAAGTACCGTTCCCATAAAGGTGAGATCGTCGGGATCCGCGGTAAAGATGCGACGATCATCGTGGACGGATTGAAGATGAGAGTACCTCTTGGACAACTCAAAAGAAGAGGCGATACCCCTCAGATCAAGGTCAAACCCAAAGCAAAAGAGGTCAATGTCAATGTTGAAAAGTCAGGAGCTGCCGTTTCAGTCAAACTGCTCGGTATGTATGCAGATGAAGCCATAGATACCGTCGATAAATTTCTCTCGGACGCCCTGGTGAACGGACTGCATGAAGTGCAGATCATTCACGGTACAGGCGGGGGTGTATTGGCCAAACTGGTGACAGAGTATCTTAAAAAGCATCCTAAGATACAGAAATTCTACAGACTGCCCGGAAACTTAGGTATTACAGTCGTCGAACTATAACCCCTCTTTTAACTCCAAAAGGTATAATATATGCATAAAAATGTTGCAGGAGAGCTACGTGAGCATTAAAGATGATGTGAATTATGTAAAGAGAGAGTTAAGTGGTGATGAAAAGGTACTTGAGAGTGCATTTAAACTGGAATCACTCTATAAAAAATACAAGTTTCAATTGTGGGGTGTGATCGTTGTAGTGATCCTGTTCTTTGGCGGACGATCTGTGATGAGTGTACTGCATGAAGCCAAGCTTGAGAAAGCCAATGAAGCTTTCTTGACATTGCAGCGTAACCGTGACGATACCGATGCACTGAAGGTACTTCAGGAGAACAACCCGGCACTTTTAGAGCTGTATCATTATGCGCAGGCAGTGAAAAAAGAAGATGTCAAGACGTTGGAGTCTTTATCTTCAAGTACGAACAGTGTGGTCGCGGATGCAAGTGCCTATACGGCAGGTGTACTCAATAAAAAACCTGTGGATTCAAAGCTCTATAAAGAGATGTCACTCTTTGAAGAAGCCTATTTGGCTATCCTTGCAGGTGATGCAAAAACGGCCCAGAATAAATTGGAACTTATAGACGATCGTTCATCTCTTTCCGTGATCAAAGAGTTCCTTAAACACTCTACCATTAAGGCAAACTAATGAAGGGCTTGTCACTACTTACATTTACCGTAGCCGCATTACTCTTTTCAGGATGCAGCAGTAAAAAATATTTTGAACCTGAACAGACATTTTCAGCATCGAATGCATCCACTTCATATGGTGGAAGTATGAATGACCTTAGCCGTGAGGGAGGGACACTGAAAAGCGGCCAATTTATCAGTAAAGAGGGTATAAGCAGTGTCAATCTTGGCGAAGGGTATAGATTTTTAAATGAAAACGATAGCTATATACTGGCTACAAATGCTGAGGGTATTTTAAAGATCATTGATAAAAAAACAAAAGAAACGGTACGTGCAGTCTCTTTAAAAGTACCTGTGGTCTCTGCAGCGATCAACAATGATGTGATCGCATATATTCTTAACAGCAACACTTTTGGTATTTATCAAATATCAGACAATAGAAAAGTGGTTGAAAGTAGATCTGAGGCGACCTTTGCTATTGATACAAGAGCGGCAAGCCCGATCTTTATCGATGGTTTGGTCGTCATGCCTATGCTTGACGGAAAACTTATTATTGTCAACATAGAAGACAGCGAAAATGCAAAAGTGGTCTATCTCAGTACGGAAAAAGCATTTAACAATATTATCTATCTCTCCCGTAAAGGAAACATGATGATCGCTGCAACGCCAAAAAAACTGCTTACTTTAGGCAGTGGCGGACAGATGGAGTTTAGTGCGAATATCTCTGAAGTGGCATATGATAACGGGATCATTTATCTCTTTACCAAAGAAGGCGAGATATTTGCCTTAAACAGCGATCTTGAAAAAGTGGGAGAAGCGAAGTATAAATTTGCACACTATTCTGTAGCTACAGCTTTTGATGGCAGGGTGTATGGTTTGGACCAGGGAGGCTCACTGATCGTGATGGACAGTGCTTTGACAAAGTACAAGATCTATGATGTTGGAGAAGTGGATGAGCCGGCATTCATCAGCGGGATAAAGCTCTATAAAGACGGTGATATCATTGAACTATCCAAATTAGGTTATGAGTGATCTACTGACGGCTTTTGAAGAGTATCTCAGTGTCACAAAGGCACTCGATACCCTTACGATCTCTTCTTATTTGGGTGACTTGACCCAACTCGAAGAGGTCACTCAAAAAACACTGACGAAACTCGATACTACGGATATACTGAAATTTTTATCTACGTTTGAGAACAAACGAACACTCAACAGAAAACTCTCCTCTATCAATGCTTTTTTTGATTTTTGTCATAAACAGGATTTCAAACACGAAAAAATCAAGATACCTATGGCGAAAGTACCCAAAAACCTACCCAAATACATGAGCAGTGAAGAGATACTGCAAGGCATAAAGCACATTGACAGAAGCACGCTCATGGGACTGCGTGATTATGCACTGATACTCTTCTTGTATGCCAGTGGGTGTCGTATCTCCGAAGCATTGAATGTGCAGCGCAGTGATATTGTAGAGGGATGGTTGAAGATACGTTTTGCCAAAGGGGAGAAAGAACGTATCGTACCTCTTGCACCGATCGCTCTGCAGGCGTTGGAGAGGTATATGCAGGAGCAGGACATGGGAAGCAGTTATATTTGGCTCAATTACACAGGTGCTGTTCTCAGCCGTATCTCTGCGTATAAGATCGTGAAGAAGTATCTGGGTGTCTCACCTCACGTATTGCGACACTCTTTCGCTTCATCGCTGATCATCGGCGGTGCAGATCTGCGTGTGGTACAAGAGCTGCTGGGACACAGTTCTCTTGAGACCACACAGATCTATACCCATATACAAAAACAGAACCTGGCCGAGACCATGAAGAGTTATCATCCGCTAAAAGGAGTATCATGAAAGCACTGGTTGAATATTTGAACCATAAAAACATCATTTTTAAATCACTCAAAGAGATCCTGCCTAAAGAGCTGGGGTCCCGTAAAAAGGCTGCACTCTATTTAGGGGTAGACCTGAAGGGGTATTATGCACTGGTCATGGAACTTGCAAAGAAGAGCAGGGTGCTTCGGAAAGAAGCAGCTGAACTCATGGAACTGCATGCAAAGGCGGAAAAATATCTCGATAGTAAGATCACCAAAAAATACATAGTGATCAAAGCACCCTTATGCTCACATGCCAAAGCGATGCTCGAAGAGCATGGCTGGAAGGTATGGCATGAAGGATAAGGTATTACTCGCAGATATAGGGAATACCCATTTCCATATCTATAACGGGTCTGAAGTAGAGCATTTGTCCTATGAGGAGGCGATTGCCAAATATAGCAAAGAGAGACTCTGTTATATTTCGGTCAAAGAGCACTTGAACAGTACCATAGAGAATATAGCCACGTGGAAAAATATCTCACCGAAGATCCGCTTGGAGGGTGCCTATGAAACGATGGGGGTTGACAGAAGAGCATTGTGTCTGAGTCATGAAAACGGGTTATTTGTGGATGCAGGTTCTGCTATTACCGTGGATATGATGGAGGAGGGCAAGTACAGGGGTGGATTTATATTGCCAGGACTGAAAGCGATGTTACAGGCTTATGCTTCTATCTCTCCGGTCTTGGATACGACATTGAATGAAACGGTATCGATGGAGCAATTACCCTCTACAACTAAAGATGGGATAAGCTATGGTATAATCGCGTCTATAAAAGCACTCATAGATAAGCACAGTGATGGTAAAACACTATATTTTACCGGTGGAGACGGAAAATTTTTATCAAGTTTTTTTGAAGAAGCCACGTATGATGAAATGTTGGTATTTAACGGGATGCGGAAAGTGATGAAGGAATCGGAGATATGTTAACAGTAGCACTTCCAAAGGGAAGAATAGCAGAACAGACGCTTGAGATATTTGCTGAAATTTTCGGTGGAGAATTTAAGTTTGAAGGAAGAGAACTCATCTTGGATATGGGAGAGTTCCGTTTTTTAAATGTACGTAATCAGGATGTACCGACGTATGTAGAACACGGTGCAGCAGATATCGGTGTGGTTGGACTTGACGTGATCACTGAAAAAGAGCTGGATATCATCCAGCTTCTGGATATGCAGTTAGGAAAATGTAAAGTGGCGATCGGTATCAAAAATGAAGATGAACTGGACTGGTCGCGTCCCCACATCAAAGTGGCTACCAAGATGGTCAACATCACGAAGAACTATTTTGCCCAAAAAGCTGTAGGGGTAGAAGTAGTGAAGCTTTACGGATCTATAGAACTGGCACCGCTTGTCGGTCTGGCTGATGCTATTGTGGATATTGTCGAAACAGGTTCAACCATGAGAGAGAACGGATTGAAAGTGGCCGAAGACATCATGGATTCTTCTGCACATCTGATATCTAATAAAAATAGTTTTTACGGAAAGAAAGAAGAGATCCTCTCTTTATATGAAAAGATCAAAGCTGTTGTAGAGAGCCGTGGCTAATTCTGTTTCAGACTCTCTTGACCTCTATGCAAAAGTAGAGGATCTTCTTGGTGTCAAAGAGGCTGCACCAAATCTCTATGCCCATTATCTTCTTTTTTTAAACACGATAGATTTTGACACGCTTTTGGACGTGGGATGCGGTTCTGGAGACTTTTTGCGTCAGATACAGGGTGCATTGGAGATATCCGAAGTCAAAGGGATAGACCTCAGTCCACTTATGGTCTCAAAAACACTTGAACAAGGGTATGATGCCCAGTGTACAGATTTATGTGATCTGCAAGGTCGTTATGATGTATTGACAGCGGTTTTTGATATGGTGAACTATCTGGATAAAGCAGAATTGGCACGATTC encodes the following:
- a CDS encoding type III pantothenate kinase; amino-acid sequence: MKDKVLLADIGNTHFHIYNGSEVEHLSYEEAIAKYSKERLCYISVKEHLNSTIENIATWKNISPKIRLEGAYETMGVDRRALCLSHENGLFVDAGSAITVDMMEEGKYRGGFILPGLKAMLQAYASISPVLDTTLNETVSMEQLPSTTKDGISYGIIASIKALIDKHSDGKTLYFTGGDGKFLSSFFEEATYDEMLVFNGMRKVMKESEIC
- a CDS encoding tyrosine-type recombinase/integrase, with the translated sequence MSDLLTAFEEYLSVTKALDTLTISSYLGDLTQLEEVTQKTLTKLDTTDILKFLSTFENKRTLNRKLSSINAFFDFCHKQDFKHEKIKIPMAKVPKNLPKYMSSEEILQGIKHIDRSTLMGLRDYALILFLYASGCRISEALNVQRSDIVEGWLKIRFAKGEKERIVPLAPIALQALERYMQEQDMGSSYIWLNYTGAVLSRISAYKIVKKYLGVSPHVLRHSFASSLIIGGADLRVVQELLGHSSLETTQIYTHIQKQNLAETMKSYHPLKGVS
- the hisG gene encoding ATP phosphoribosyltransferase — translated: MLTVALPKGRIAEQTLEIFAEIFGGEFKFEGRELILDMGEFRFLNVRNQDVPTYVEHGAADIGVVGLDVITEKELDIIQLLDMQLGKCKVAIGIKNEDELDWSRPHIKVATKMVNITKNYFAQKAVGVEVVKLYGSIELAPLVGLADAIVDIVETGSTMRENGLKVAEDIMDSSAHLISNKNSFYGKKEEILSLYEKIKAVVESRG
- the murC gene encoding UDP-N-acetylmuramate--L-alanine ligase, translated to MKKIHFIGIGGIGLSALAKFLFNDGHKISGSDIKQTEITNDLATNFNAKITIPHHADAVEGVDRVIYSAAVRPNNPEYQRAKELGIELLSRKEALKSILGEKEVYAVGGAHGKSTTSAMLASIMPESNALIGAISKEFGSNVRNYPNNKVVFEADESDESFLNSNPHLAIVTNVEPEHMEYYGYDEERFYNAYKNFLSLAKTRVINAEDPFLSSLEMESIKLYPSKDIKNTAFVLVGGEPHTRFELLDLGTFEVFGFGNHIALDASLAILGALELGEKIEDIRGNLLHYRGIKKRFDIVQNQEECVVIDDYGHHPTEIKVTMESLQTYKVLRNFSKLNVIWQPHKYSRTMDNLQGFVECFEGVDELVILPIWSAGELKVDIDLKGAFSRYTLHMADSVTKEDGIVKVFKDGHIIQEYSDGLVTAFGAGDITYQIRGEA
- a CDS encoding class I SAM-dependent methyltransferase, with amino-acid sequence MANSVSDSLDLYAKVEDLLGVKEAAPNLYAHYLLFLNTIDFDTLLDVGCGSGDFLRQIQGALEISEVKGIDLSPLMVSKTLEQGYDAQCTDLCDLQGRYDVLTAVFDMVNYLDKAELARFLGCVKSHLNDGGYFLCDINTLHGFENVAVGSYIVDDEERFLTVDSDFEEGEYSAEFTLFEKEGSCFKKSQETIRQYYHSVDEIVKLSGLALVQSDDVTLYELEEADKLFLVLRKV
- a CDS encoding endonuclease MutS2 → MHSQESSEKTIIQKLDLDGYIQQFQKFLAREKPVAMMGDINQHYRYIQALSKVQFPLPNAVPNLERELNLIQKQGVLSLDEIYAFVTMISYFNTLRTVGFTEPLISWIQGIEIPDEIIEVVGYFTAEGEINPERDPELFKLERAIKQNKIEIKETLYKLAHSSKLRDYLVDTQVHFNGGEETLLVRGGFNNAIKATVAARSPGGFFYIIPQSISHLKEKESALLSKKEEMIYTYCKNISALFFKWERFLGFINKEYDRFDHYQARVSFARAKEYEFVLPSKHKRIKLQDFAHPAIENPVPITMDFSKQIMLVTGVNAGGKTMLLKSMLSAVYMSKYLLPFQCDAAHTEVGHYKSIEAVIDDPQSVKNDISTFAGRMQEFAKLFHKEDAIVGVDEIELGTDSDEAASLFRVMLDELRKKGITFIVTTHHKRLASLMAGDDEVELIAALYDEERRVPTYTFLQGSIGKSYAFETAQRYGVPVAIVNRAKKVYGEDKENLNELIEKSTSLEREMRMKIATIDEELKSVERQQQRLQDEEVKLQESHRKALATLENRYNAATKKAREALRAQESAEGRRLLNVAHQHKEFKQKEVKLQEEVPLKEGDKVKYRSHKGEIVGIRGKDATIIVDGLKMRVPLGQLKRRGDTPQIKVKPKAKEVNVNVEKSGAAVSVKLLGMYADEAIDTVDKFLSDALVNGLHEVQIIHGTGGGVLAKLVTEYLKKHPKIQKFYRLPGNLGITVVEL